The following proteins come from a genomic window of Metarhizium brunneum chromosome 2, complete sequence:
- the ARD1 gene encoding D-arabinitol dehydrogenase 1, whose amino-acid sequence MANLPKEMKALRYEKPEDWSIVTVPLPELRDSDVLVQVKACGHIHEGEFIAKFPLIPGHETVGVIAALGKNVKGFQIGDRVAADNSELCNECFYCRRGQLLLCENFNAHGVTMNGGFAEYCAYPAAKVFKIQNLNWVDATLLEPASCACHGLEKIRPKLGSHVLMFGAGPTGLMLAQLLRQNGGCQVTIAAPKGLKMDLAKSLDAADTYIELSRESPQAQFDQLKKDNPYGFDIVVEATGSVKILEDAIHYVRRGGTLVVYGVYANADRVSWPPAKIFGDEITIIGSFSETYMFPATIDYLDSGKVKTKGIVNKTFKLEDFDKALQSIKDKTAIKAAIVFE is encoded by the exons ATGGCAAACCTTCCCAAGGAGATGAAGGCTCTCAG ATATGAAAAGCCTGAAGATTGGTCCATTGTCACGGTCCCGCTCCCAGAGCTGCGCGACAGCGATGTCCTCGTGCAGGTCAAGGCCTGTGGT CACATCCATGAGGGCGAGTTTATCGCCAAGTTCCCCCTCATTCCCGGCCACGAAACCGTTGGTGTCATCGCCGCGCTTGGCAAG AACGTCAAGGGATTCCAGATCGGCGACAGGGTCGCTGCCGACAACAGCGAACTCTGCAACGAGTGCTTCTActgccgccgtggccagcTGCTGCTCTGCGAGAAT TTCAACGCCCATGGCGTCACCATGAATGGCGGCTTTGCCGAATACTGCGCATATCCCGCCGCCAAGGTGTTCAAGATTCAGAACCTCAACTGGGTGGACGCCACCCTTCTCGAGCCCGCTTCCTGTGCCTGCCATGGCTTGGAGAAGATCCGTCCCAAGCTGGGTTCCCACGTTCTCATGTTTGGCGCCGGGCCTACTGGTCTC ATGCTCGCCCAGCTTCTGAGGCAGAATGGAGGCTGCCAGGTGACCATTGCTGCGCCCAAGGGCTTGAAGATGGACCTGGCCAAGAGCCTTGATGCTGCGGATACGTATATTGAGTTGTCGAGAGAGAGCCCCCAGGCCCAGTTTGACCAGCTCAAGAAGGACAACCCCTATGGCTTTGACATCG TTGTCGAGGCTACTGGTTCCGTCAAGATTCTGGAAGACGCCATCCACTACGTTCGCCGTGGTGGCACCCTCGTCGTCTACGG TGTCTACGCCAACGCCGACCGGGTCAGTTGGCCCCCTGCCAAGATCTTTGGTGACGAAATCACCATTATTGGGTCCTTTTCCGAGACGTACATGTTCC CCGCCACCATTGACTACCTCGACTCTGGAAAggtcaagaccaagggcaTCGTCAACAAGACCTTCAAGCTGGAGGACTTTGACAAGGCTCTTCAGAgcatcaaggacaagactgccatcaaggctgccatcGTATTCGAGTAG